One Cellulomonas sp. Y8 DNA segment encodes these proteins:
- a CDS encoding Na+/H+ antiporter subunit D — MTEYTWLVPLPVVVPLFGAGLALALYRRPRLQRIISVIALSIVLVVAATLLVLADDGPLVVDIGGWAAPVGIDLVADRLSALMLTVSAAVTLCVQLYSLAQGEADGDEAAPVSIYHPTYLILAAGVANAFLSGDLFNIYVGFEILLAASYVLLTLGGTGERIRAGSIYVVVALLSSLLFLIAIALTYAAAGTVNLAQLAERLPEIDPGVRLLLQVLLLLAFGIKAAIFPLSAWLPDSYPTAPAPVTAVFAGLLTKVGVYAIIRTQTLLFPEGRMDDVLMWAALATMVVGILGAVAQDDLKRLLSFTLVSHIGYMLFGIALASEAGWSASIYYVAHHIIVQTGLFLVAGLIERRGGSTSLDSLGGLAKLAPVLAILFFIPAMNLGGIPPLSGFLGKVGLLQAGVADGSWLALTLVVGGVATSLLTLYALIKAWNKAFWQTPPEPLPDATLPKGMVGSAAALVVLGLALTVGAGPLYGYAERAAGALADRSVYIQSVLPEGGRGSGESVDVAHGGDDA, encoded by the coding sequence ATGACCGAGTACACCTGGCTCGTGCCGCTGCCCGTGGTCGTGCCGCTGTTCGGCGCCGGCCTCGCGCTGGCCCTGTACCGGCGGCCGCGGCTGCAGCGGATCATCAGCGTCATCGCGCTGAGCATCGTGCTGGTCGTCGCCGCGACGCTCCTGGTCCTCGCCGACGACGGCCCGCTGGTGGTCGACATCGGCGGCTGGGCCGCACCGGTGGGCATCGACCTCGTCGCGGACCGGCTGTCGGCCCTCATGCTCACGGTGTCGGCGGCGGTGACGCTCTGCGTCCAGCTGTACTCGCTGGCCCAGGGCGAGGCCGACGGCGACGAGGCCGCCCCCGTGTCGATCTACCACCCGACGTACCTGATCCTCGCCGCGGGCGTCGCCAACGCGTTCCTCAGCGGCGACCTGTTCAACATCTACGTCGGCTTCGAGATCCTGCTGGCCGCCTCGTACGTGCTGCTGACGCTCGGCGGCACCGGCGAGCGCATCCGCGCCGGCAGCATCTACGTGGTCGTGGCGCTGCTGTCGTCGCTGCTGTTCCTCATCGCGATCGCCCTCACCTACGCGGCCGCGGGCACGGTCAACCTGGCGCAGCTCGCCGAGCGGCTGCCGGAGATCGACCCCGGGGTGCGGCTGCTGCTCCAGGTGCTGCTGCTGCTCGCGTTCGGCATCAAGGCCGCGATCTTCCCGCTGTCCGCCTGGCTGCCCGACTCCTACCCGACGGCGCCCGCGCCGGTGACCGCGGTGTTCGCCGGCCTGCTCACCAAGGTCGGCGTCTACGCGATCATCCGCACCCAGACCCTCCTGTTCCCCGAGGGCCGGATGGACGACGTCCTCATGTGGGCGGCGCTCGCGACCATGGTGGTCGGCATCCTCGGCGCGGTGGCGCAGGACGACCTCAAGCGACTGCTGTCGTTCACCCTGGTCAGCCACATCGGCTACATGCTCTTCGGCATCGCGCTCGCCTCGGAGGCCGGCTGGTCCGCGTCGATCTACTACGTCGCGCACCACATCATCGTGCAGACCGGGCTGTTCCTGGTCGCGGGGCTGATCGAACGGCGGGGCGGGTCCACGTCGCTCGACTCGCTGGGCGGCCTGGCCAAGCTCGCGCCGGTGCTGGCCATCCTGTTCTTCATCCCGGCGATGAACCTCGGCGGCATCCCGCCGCTGTCCGGGTTCCTCGGCAAGGTCGGGCTGCTGCAGGCCGGCGTCGCCGACGGCTCGTGGCTCGCGCTGACCCTGGTGGTCGGCGGTGTCGCCACCTCGCTGCTCACGCTCTACGCCCTGATCAAGGCGTGGAACAAGGCGTTCTGGCAGACCCCGCCCGAGCCGCTGCCCGACGCGACGCTGCCGAAGGGCATGGTCGGCTCCGCCGCCGCGCTCGTCGTGCTCGGCCTGGCGCTGACCGTCGGGGCCGGCCCGCTGTACGGCTACGCCGAGCGCGCCGCCGGGGCGCTGGCCGACCGGTCCGTGTACATCCAGTCGGTGCTGCCCGAGGGCGGCCGCGGCTCCGGGGAGTCCGTCGACGTGGCGCACGGGGGTGACGACGCGTGA
- a CDS encoding ABC transporter ATP-binding protein: MRDLVVRYPGAGRGAPEVTAVAGVTLDVPVGEVLALLGPSGCGKSSLLRAVAGLEPPTSGALTWDGIDLAAVPVHRRGFGLVFQDGQLFPHRDVAGNVAYGLRGLSRDARAARVAELLDLVGLPGYDRRPVATLSGGERQRVALARSLAPRPRLLLLDEPLSALDRSLRERLADDLRRALVATGTTALFVTHDQDEAATVADRVAVMSAGRLLQVDAPEALWRRPASREVAEFLGYRTFLGAAGDAAGDGAALAVAAGGWRVLGPADPDPGSATPVRAAVVAERRTRRGRAELVAVLEPEDARVTAALPAGGAGAPEPGDRVRVAAEEGAVAVVGA, translated from the coding sequence GTGCGCGACCTCGTCGTGCGCTACCCCGGGGCTGGCCGCGGCGCGCCCGAGGTGACCGCGGTCGCCGGGGTCACGCTCGACGTGCCGGTCGGCGAGGTCCTGGCGCTGCTCGGCCCGTCGGGCTGCGGGAAGTCGTCGTTGCTGCGGGCCGTCGCCGGGCTCGAGCCCCCCACCTCCGGTGCCCTGACCTGGGACGGAATCGACCTGGCCGCGGTGCCGGTGCACCGGCGCGGGTTCGGGCTGGTGTTCCAGGACGGACAGCTGTTCCCGCACCGGGACGTCGCGGGCAACGTGGCCTACGGGCTGCGCGGGCTGTCCCGGGACGCCCGGGCGGCCCGGGTCGCGGAGCTGCTGGACCTCGTCGGCCTGCCCGGCTACGACCGGCGTCCCGTCGCCACGCTGTCCGGCGGCGAGCGGCAGCGGGTGGCGCTCGCCCGGTCGCTCGCGCCCCGGCCGCGGCTGCTCCTGCTCGACGAGCCGCTGTCCGCGCTCGACCGGTCGTTGCGCGAGCGGCTGGCCGACGACCTGCGCCGGGCGCTCGTCGCCACCGGCACGACCGCGCTGTTCGTCACGCACGACCAGGACGAGGCGGCCACCGTCGCCGACCGGGTCGCGGTGATGTCGGCGGGGCGGCTGCTGCAGGTCGACGCGCCCGAGGCGCTGTGGCGGCGGCCGGCCTCCCGGGAGGTGGCGGAGTTCCTGGGGTACCGGACGTTCCTGGGCGCGGCGGGCGACGCGGCGGGCGACGGCGCGGCGCTCGCGGTGGCCGCCGGCGGCTGGCGGGTGCTCGGCCCCGCGGACCCGGACCCCGGCTCGGCGACCCCGGTGCGCGCGGCTGTCGTCGCGGAGCGCCGGACCCGGCGCGGTCGGGCGGAGCTCGTCGCGGTGCTCGAGCCCGAGGACGCCCGGGTCACCGCGGCGCTGCCCGCGGGCGGTGCCGGGGCGCCGGAGCCGGGGGACCGGGTGCGGGTCGCGGCCGAGGAGGGCGCGGTCGCGGTCGTCGGCGCCTGA
- a CDS encoding Na+/H+ antiporter subunit E — MSLHPRRKKLAAQWPTMVWLVVVWVLLWGDLSVGNVLAGAVIAVAVTGLLRMTPIDFHGTVRPWPLLVLIGRFAWDLLHASVEVSWVALRPRHTPRGAVIGVQLRNHSDLYLTMTAELCSLVPGSLVVEAHRLTGMLYLHVLDVEQSGGVERARQNVLDQEERVLRAFASDDELREAGLLPGGRSSRRQEVRA, encoded by the coding sequence GTGAGCCTGCACCCGCGCCGCAAGAAGCTCGCGGCCCAGTGGCCGACGATGGTCTGGCTGGTCGTCGTCTGGGTCCTGCTCTGGGGCGACCTGTCCGTGGGCAACGTCCTGGCCGGTGCCGTGATCGCCGTCGCGGTGACGGGGCTGCTGCGGATGACGCCGATCGACTTCCACGGCACCGTGCGGCCCTGGCCGCTGCTCGTGCTGATCGGGCGGTTCGCCTGGGACCTGCTGCACGCGTCGGTCGAGGTGTCCTGGGTCGCGCTGCGGCCCCGGCACACCCCGCGCGGCGCCGTGATCGGCGTCCAGCTGCGGAACCACTCCGACCTGTACCTGACCATGACCGCCGAGCTGTGCTCGCTCGTGCCCGGCTCGCTCGTCGTCGAGGCGCACCGGCTGACGGGCATGCTCTACCTGCACGTCCTCGACGTCGAGCAGTCGGGCGGCGTCGAGCGCGCCCGGCAGAACGTGCTCGACCAGGAGGAGCGGGTGCTGCGCGCGTTCGCCTCCGACGACGAGCTCCGCGAGGCGGGCCTGCTGCCCGGCGGCCGGTCGTCCCGACGCCAGGAGGTGCGCGCGTGA
- a CDS encoding Na(+)/H(+) antiporter subunit C, with product MIDMSPNLVLVGLIVVLVTAGVYLLLERSLSRVLIGVVLIGNGANLLFLVAGGAAGRPPIVGLELERDMADPLPQAMVLTAIVITLGMTAFLLAMAYRSWQLHRHDEVQDDVEDRRIARLAARDERAFEDDDTEESTTTLDEEAAETRDETDEGEPSPAGVGGAAGEHDRPTDDRGEGSR from the coding sequence ATGATCGACATGAGCCCGAACCTGGTCCTGGTCGGCCTGATCGTCGTCCTGGTGACCGCCGGCGTGTACCTGCTCCTGGAGCGCAGCCTGTCCCGGGTGCTGATCGGGGTCGTCCTGATCGGCAACGGCGCGAACCTGCTGTTCCTCGTCGCGGGCGGCGCCGCCGGCCGGCCGCCGATCGTCGGGCTGGAGCTCGAGCGCGACATGGCCGACCCGCTGCCGCAGGCGATGGTGCTCACCGCCATCGTCATCACGCTCGGCATGACGGCGTTCCTGCTCGCGATGGCCTACCGGTCCTGGCAGCTGCACCGGCACGACGAGGTGCAGGACGACGTCGAGGACCGCCGCATCGCCCGGCTCGCCGCCCGTGACGAGCGCGCCTTCGAGGACGACGACACCGAGGAGTCGACGACCACCCTCGACGAGGAGGCCGCCGAGACCCGCGACGAGACGGACGAGGGCGAACCCTCGCCGGCCGGCGTCGGGGGCGCCGCCGGGGAGCACGACCGACCGACCGACGACCGCGGGGAGGGCAGCCGATGA
- a CDS encoding thiamine ABC transporter substrate binding subunit, translating to MARTRARRRAPRRTTTAGLAAVAGVLALTACSVTGSGSGSDAASGSGTGDTSGTVTLVTHDSFHVSDGLLEQFEAETGLTVKQVAPGDGGALVNQLILTKDAPLGDVVYGIDNTFASRAIDEGVLEPYQSQAPAAADAEQYAPDASHSLTAVDTGDVCLNVDHAWFAERGIAEPTSLEDLTDPQYKDLTVVTNAATSSPGLAFLLATVGAFGEDGWQQYWTDLTANGLKVAEGWSDAYYTDFSGGGGGGPRPIALSYASSPPETIPEGGGEPTTGALLGTCFRQVEYAGVLAGAQNPEGAQQLVDWLLSDAVQADIPGSMYMYPVSTAVDLPEAWAQWAPLSDAPYEVPLDDIAANRDTWVREWTDLVVG from the coding sequence ATGGCGCGCACGCGCGCACGCCGCCGGGCACCCCGGCGGACCACCACGGCCGGCCTGGCCGCGGTCGCCGGCGTCCTGGCGCTGACGGCCTGCTCCGTCACGGGGTCGGGCTCGGGCTCGGACGCGGCGTCCGGCTCCGGCACGGGCGACACGTCCGGGACCGTCACGCTGGTCACGCACGACTCGTTCCACGTGAGCGACGGCCTGCTGGAGCAGTTCGAGGCCGAGACCGGGCTGACGGTGAAGCAGGTCGCGCCCGGCGACGGCGGGGCGCTGGTCAACCAGCTGATCCTGACCAAGGACGCCCCCCTCGGCGACGTGGTCTACGGCATCGACAACACCTTCGCGTCGCGGGCGATCGACGAGGGCGTGCTGGAGCCGTACCAGTCGCAGGCCCCCGCCGCGGCCGACGCCGAGCAGTACGCGCCCGACGCGTCGCACTCGCTCACCGCCGTCGACACGGGCGACGTCTGCCTGAACGTCGACCACGCCTGGTTCGCCGAGCGGGGGATCGCGGAGCCGACGTCGCTCGAGGACCTCACCGACCCGCAGTACAAGGACCTGACGGTCGTCACCAACGCGGCGACCAGCAGCCCGGGCCTCGCGTTCCTGCTGGCGACCGTCGGCGCGTTCGGCGAGGACGGCTGGCAGCAGTACTGGACGGACCTGACGGCCAACGGGCTGAAGGTCGCCGAGGGCTGGTCCGACGCCTACTACACGGACTTCTCCGGCGGCGGGGGCGGCGGCCCGCGGCCGATCGCGCTCTCCTACGCGTCGAGCCCGCCCGAGACGATCCCGGAGGGCGGCGGCGAGCCGACGACCGGCGCGCTGCTCGGCACCTGCTTCCGGCAGGTCGAGTACGCGGGCGTGCTGGCCGGGGCGCAGAACCCCGAGGGCGCGCAGCAGCTGGTCGACTGGCTGCTGTCCGACGCGGTCCAGGCCGACATCCCCGGGTCCATGTACATGTACCCGGTGAGCACGGCCGTCGACCTGCCGGAGGCGTGGGCGCAGTGGGCGCCGCTGTCGGACGCGCCGTACGAGGTGCCGCTCGACGACATCGCGGCGAACCGCGACACCTGGGTCCGCGAGTGGACCGACCTGGTCGTCGGCTGA
- a CDS encoding class I SAM-dependent methyltransferase, translated as MHTVDDVLALMDLLFAERADRWTDRGGADFWDGFYADRDRPVPFFRWAPDESLVAWAADGRLPLGPGTRVLELGCGPGRNAVWLAQQGCAVDALDLSATAVAWGRERAAEAGVDVRFARADIFRWQPPAEPYDLVYDSGCFHHLPPHRRVSYRALLERTVRPGGRFGIACFAAADDGHDDRGGTGADDVDLYREGGLGGGLAYAADDLRRAFGWLDEVELRRMRPAVDGGDAFGEDFLWAGLFRR; from the coding sequence GTGCACACCGTCGACGACGTCCTGGCCCTGATGGACCTGCTGTTCGCCGAGCGCGCCGACCGCTGGACGGACCGGGGCGGCGCCGACTTCTGGGACGGGTTCTACGCCGACCGCGACCGCCCCGTGCCGTTCTTCCGGTGGGCGCCGGACGAGAGCCTGGTCGCCTGGGCCGCCGACGGCCGCCTGCCGCTCGGCCCCGGCACCCGCGTGCTCGAGCTCGGCTGCGGCCCCGGCCGGAACGCCGTCTGGCTCGCGCAGCAGGGGTGCGCCGTCGACGCGCTGGACCTGTCCGCGACGGCCGTCGCGTGGGGCCGGGAGCGGGCCGCCGAGGCCGGGGTGGACGTGCGGTTCGCCCGCGCCGACATCTTCCGGTGGCAGCCGCCCGCCGAGCCCTACGACCTGGTCTACGACTCCGGCTGCTTCCACCACCTGCCGCCGCACCGCCGGGTGTCGTACCGCGCGCTGCTCGAGCGCACGGTCCGGCCCGGCGGCCGGTTCGGGATCGCGTGCTTCGCGGCGGCCGACGACGGCCACGACGACCGCGGCGGCACCGGGGCCGACGACGTCGACCTGTACCGCGAGGGCGGCCTGGGCGGCGGGCTGGCCTACGCCGCCGACGACCTGCGCCGGGCGTTCGGCTGGCTCGACGAGGTGGAGCTGCGCCGGATGCGCCCGGCCGTCGACGGGGGCGACGCCTTCGGCGAGGACTTCCTCTGGGCAGGGCTGTTCCGCCGCTGA
- a CDS encoding SRPBCC domain-containing protein: protein MGRTDRASLLVHVSTAEAFAALTDRDALLAWLPPAGMRGRFDRFDMRTGGSYRLVLTYADASGSPGKTTAGSDVSEVRVVEVVPGERVVQEVEFASDDPAFRGTMRMEWRLRPAEDGTEVEVVARDVPPGVRARDHAEGILSSLAQLAAHLEP from the coding sequence GTGGGCCGGACCGATCGCGCGAGCCTCCTCGTGCACGTGAGCACCGCCGAGGCCTTCGCGGCCCTGACCGACCGGGACGCGCTGCTCGCCTGGCTGCCGCCGGCGGGGATGCGGGGCCGGTTCGACCGGTTCGACATGCGCACGGGCGGGTCGTACCGGCTGGTGCTCACCTACGCCGACGCGTCCGGGTCCCCGGGGAAGACCACGGCGGGCTCCGACGTGTCCGAGGTCCGCGTCGTCGAGGTCGTCCCGGGCGAGCGGGTCGTCCAGGAGGTCGAGTTCGCCTCCGACGACCCGGCGTTCCGCGGGACGATGCGGATGGAGTGGCGGCTGCGCCCTGCCGAGGACGGGACCGAGGTCGAGGTGGTCGCGCGGGACGTGCCGCCCGGCGTCCGCGCCCGGGACCACGCCGAGGGGATCCTCTCGTCGCTCGCGCAGCTCGCCGCGCACCTCGAGCCCTGA
- a CDS encoding monovalent cation/H+ antiporter complex subunit F, producing MTAVLLICAVLLTAAGVLALIRAERGPSMLDRTVALDIIVTVVVAAVALYAAAERRTDVVPILVVLSLVGFVGSTTIARFASVEPAGEGRVRTREEIAAEEAERIRAEEEAEEARRARRAREAEGAATDAPRPASDPEEVRAEHAAHGDEAHRAEVVADEDRRDHGDEPHVDEHGPGEHRGDDLEADDAAADQDAAARGARDEGSDR from the coding sequence GTGACCGCGGTCCTGCTGATCTGCGCCGTGCTGCTGACCGCCGCCGGCGTGCTCGCCCTCATCCGCGCCGAGCGCGGTCCGTCGATGCTCGACCGGACGGTCGCCCTGGACATCATCGTGACCGTCGTGGTCGCGGCCGTGGCGCTCTACGCCGCGGCCGAGCGCCGCACCGACGTGGTGCCGATCCTCGTGGTGCTGTCCCTGGTCGGCTTCGTCGGCTCGACCACCATCGCGCGGTTCGCGTCCGTCGAGCCCGCGGGCGAGGGCCGGGTGCGCACCCGGGAGGAGATCGCCGCCGAGGAGGCCGAGCGGATCCGCGCCGAGGAGGAGGCCGAGGAGGCCCGCCGCGCGCGCCGGGCCCGCGAGGCCGAGGGGGCCGCGACCGACGCGCCGCGCCCCGCGTCGGACCCCGAGGAGGTCCGCGCCGAGCACGCCGCGCACGGCGACGAGGCCCACCGTGCCGAGGTGGTGGCCGACGAGGACCGGCGCGACCACGGCGACGAGCCGCACGTGGACGAGCACGGACCCGGTGAGCACCGGGGGGACGACCTCGAGGCCGACGACGCGGCCGCCGACCAGGACGCCGCCGCCCGCGGCGCGCGCGACGAGGGGAGCGACCGATGA
- a CDS encoding DUF4235 domain-containing protein, which translates to MADEETQSTFAKITGLVVAGAVAWAAGKAVDAAWKAASGHKPPKPEDDDDPRIAEVVAAAAITAAAVTVARVFATRGTKKFVERVDKNRRLPKA; encoded by the coding sequence GTGGCCGACGAAGAGACCCAGTCCACGTTCGCGAAGATCACCGGCCTGGTGGTCGCGGGCGCCGTCGCCTGGGCTGCCGGCAAGGCGGTGGACGCGGCGTGGAAGGCGGCGTCCGGGCACAAGCCGCCGAAGCCCGAGGACGACGACGACCCGCGCATCGCCGAGGTCGTCGCGGCCGCCGCGATCACCGCCGCCGCCGTCACGGTCGCTCGGGTGTTCGCGACCCGCGGCACGAAGAAGTTCGTCGAGCGGGTGGACAAGAACCGCCGCCTGCCGAAGGCCTGA
- a CDS encoding iron ABC transporter permease, producing MSTATRTPPTGTGRPGVPARPGAAGGAPGRPPLRAPSRAWALGRAGSWALAAAVPLVFLGTFFAWPVLSLVGRGFLPDGALDLSGFADVFSRPRTWRIVGLTLAQGAIGTVLSVLLGVPGAYVLYRCRFRGVGALRAFVTVPFVLPTVVVGVAFRALLRENGPLGFLHLDGTFAAIVAALVFFNYAVVVRTVGGLWQRLDPRPEQAARSLGASPARAFWTVTLPALTPAIVSAASLVFLFCATAFGTVLVLGGMRYGTVETEIWIQTTQFLDLRAAAVLSVVQVVVVVAALAVAGRARARRERALSLVAPGSAGAGPTRPHGVPAAVTGVVLVLLALPLGALLLGSLRTGDGWGLDHYRALGTTGGRNALTVTVWEALGNSLRIAVDATLLALLVGCLVALVVSRRPRARAARRAVGVLDGAFMLPLGVSAVTVGFGALLTLGHPFGIQTDLRSSGILVPIVQAVVAVPLVVRTVLPVLRAIDPRLREAAGTLGAGPGRVLLGVDGALAARSIGLAVGFAFAVSLGEFGATSFLARPDLPTLPVVIFRLIGQPGADNYGMALAASVVLAVLTAGVMALAERFRGPAGGEL from the coding sequence ATGAGCACCGCGACGCGGACGCCCCCGACCGGCACCGGCCGGCCGGGGGTGCCCGCGCGCCCGGGCGCCGCCGGCGGTGCGCCGGGTCGGCCGCCGCTGCGTGCGCCCTCCCGCGCCTGGGCGCTCGGCCGGGCCGGGTCGTGGGCGCTCGCCGCCGCCGTGCCCCTGGTGTTCCTCGGCACGTTCTTCGCGTGGCCCGTGCTGTCGCTGGTCGGGCGGGGCTTCCTGCCGGACGGCGCGCTGGACCTGTCCGGGTTCGCGGACGTGTTCTCCCGGCCGCGGACCTGGCGGATCGTCGGGCTGACCCTGGCCCAGGGCGCGATCGGCACGGTGCTGTCCGTGCTGCTCGGCGTGCCCGGCGCGTACGTGCTGTACCGGTGCCGGTTCCGCGGGGTGGGCGCGCTCCGGGCGTTCGTGACCGTGCCGTTCGTGCTGCCGACCGTGGTGGTCGGCGTGGCGTTCCGCGCGCTGCTCCGGGAGAACGGACCGCTCGGCTTCCTGCACCTGGACGGCACGTTCGCGGCGATCGTCGCGGCGCTGGTGTTCTTCAACTACGCCGTCGTGGTGCGGACGGTCGGCGGGCTCTGGCAGCGGCTCGACCCGCGCCCCGAGCAGGCCGCGCGTTCGCTCGGCGCGTCGCCGGCCCGGGCGTTCTGGACGGTGACGCTGCCGGCGCTGACGCCCGCGATCGTGTCGGCGGCGTCGCTGGTCTTCCTGTTCTGCGCGACCGCGTTCGGCACGGTGCTGGTGCTCGGCGGGATGCGGTACGGCACCGTCGAGACCGAGATCTGGATCCAGACCACGCAGTTCCTCGACCTGCGGGCCGCCGCGGTGCTGTCGGTGGTGCAGGTGGTCGTGGTGGTCGCGGCGCTGGCGGTCGCCGGGCGGGCGCGGGCGCGGCGCGAGCGGGCGCTGTCCCTGGTGGCGCCGGGGTCGGCCGGCGCGGGGCCGACCCGGCCGCACGGGGTGCCCGCGGCCGTGACCGGGGTCGTCCTGGTGCTGCTGGCGCTGCCGCTCGGCGCGCTGCTGCTCGGATCGCTGCGCACGGGCGACGGGTGGGGGCTGGACCACTACCGGGCGCTCGGCACCACCGGCGGCCGGAACGCGCTGACGGTGACCGTGTGGGAGGCGCTGGGCAACTCGCTGCGGATCGCCGTCGACGCGACGCTGCTGGCCCTGCTGGTCGGCTGCCTGGTCGCGCTCGTGGTGTCGCGGCGACCCCGGGCCCGGGCGGCGCGCCGCGCGGTCGGCGTGCTGGACGGGGCGTTCATGCTGCCGCTCGGGGTGTCCGCGGTGACCGTCGGGTTCGGTGCGCTGCTCACGCTCGGGCACCCGTTCGGCATCCAGACCGACCTGCGCAGCAGCGGCATCCTGGTGCCGATCGTGCAGGCCGTGGTGGCCGTGCCCCTGGTGGTGCGGACCGTGCTTCCCGTGCTCCGGGCGATCGACCCCCGGCTGCGCGAGGCCGCGGGCACGCTCGGCGCGGGGCCGGGCCGCGTCCTGCTGGGGGTCGACGGCGCGCTCGCGGCGCGGTCGATCGGGCTGGCCGTCGGGTTCGCGTTCGCGGTGTCGCTGGGGGAGTTCGGCGCGACGTCGTTCCTCGCCCGGCCCGACCTGCCGACGCTGCCGGTGGTGATCTTCCGGCTCATCGGGCAGCCGGGTGCGGACAACTACGGGATGGCCCTCGCGGCGAGCGTGGTGCTCGCCGTGCTGACGGCCGGGGTGATGGCGCTCGCGGAGCGGTTCCGCGGGCCGGCGGGAGGAGAGCTGTGA
- the mnhG gene encoding monovalent cation/H(+) antiporter subunit G: MSWDWDVVADVVASICLIGGALLALAAGVGVLRFPDLLSRMHAGTKPQVLGLILVLIGLSLRLRSGGAVWALVLVALFQMLTAPVAAHLVGRAGYRTGKVRRDLLVVDELTEAQDQATLRGTPPEDAPGSGDRG, from the coding sequence ATGAGCTGGGACTGGGACGTGGTCGCCGACGTCGTGGCCTCGATCTGCCTGATCGGCGGGGCGCTGCTCGCCCTCGCCGCCGGCGTGGGCGTCCTGCGGTTCCCCGACCTGCTGTCGAGGATGCACGCGGGGACGAAGCCGCAGGTGCTCGGACTGATCCTGGTGCTGATCGGGCTGTCGCTCCGGCTGCGCTCCGGCGGGGCGGTGTGGGCGCTGGTGCTGGTGGCCCTGTTCCAGATGCTGACCGCGCCGGTGGCGGCGCACCTGGTCGGCCGCGCGGGCTACCGCACGGGCAAGGTGCGCCGGGACCTGCTGGTCGTCGACGAGCTCACCGAGGCGCAGGACCAGGCCACGCTGCGCGGCACGCCTCCCGAGGACGCGCCGGGCTCGGGCGACCGGGGCTGA
- a CDS encoding GNAT family N-acetyltransferase translates to MTASAATRPHLVPLPVPADLDSPDAWLLHGLVEAANAAVLDAWGDLDHARTPGEVLAGLRHQEYDEKLRFVALDAPVDDGPADPARVLGYLALNLPRQDNTHTGWLQLDVRPEHRGRGVGSALHDLAVATARDRGRSMLTTSTDQAAEPDPEADALVPSTGTGRVPATDPGVAFLVHRGWDLEQVTRRSVLDVPLPADRLAAHAAEAAAAAGPRYRVVLWEGRCPDELLDRFALLQTRMSTDAPAGGLDLREDVWDGARVRDAERAFVERGMTYRVAAALHEPTGVLAAFTALVSRPDTDTYVFQDDTLVLRDHRGHRLGMLVKTANLARLAEVQPGARRVGTWNAEENAHMLAINVALGFRPAGGAGEWQLRLG, encoded by the coding sequence ATGACCGCCTCCGCCGCCACCCGGCCGCACCTGGTCCCGCTCCCGGTGCCCGCCGACCTCGACTCCCCGGACGCCTGGCTGCTGCACGGCCTGGTGGAGGCCGCGAACGCCGCAGTGCTCGACGCCTGGGGCGACCTCGACCACGCGCGCACGCCCGGCGAGGTCCTGGCGGGCCTGCGGCACCAGGAGTACGACGAGAAGCTGCGGTTCGTCGCGCTCGACGCCCCGGTCGACGACGGGCCGGCGGACCCGGCGCGGGTGCTCGGCTACCTGGCGCTCAACCTGCCCCGGCAGGACAACACCCACACCGGCTGGCTGCAGCTCGACGTCCGGCCGGAGCACCGCGGGCGCGGGGTCGGCTCCGCGCTGCACGACCTCGCGGTGGCCACCGCCCGCGACCGCGGGCGGAGCATGCTGACGACGTCGACCGACCAGGCGGCGGAGCCCGACCCCGAGGCGGACGCGCTCGTCCCCAGCACCGGCACCGGCCGCGTCCCCGCCACGGACCCGGGGGTGGCGTTCCTGGTGCACCGGGGCTGGGACCTCGAGCAGGTCACCCGCCGGTCCGTGCTCGACGTCCCGCTCCCGGCGGACCGCCTGGCGGCGCACGCGGCGGAGGCGGCAGCGGCGGCCGGTCCCCGTTACCGGGTCGTCCTCTGGGAGGGCCGGTGCCCCGACGAGCTGCTCGACCGGTTCGCCCTGCTGCAGACCCGGATGAGCACCGACGCCCCCGCGGGCGGCCTCGACCTGCGCGAGGACGTGTGGGACGGCGCGCGCGTGCGGGACGCGGAGCGCGCGTTCGTGGAGCGCGGGATGACGTACCGGGTCGCGGCGGCGCTGCACGAGCCGACCGGTGTGCTCGCCGCCTTCACGGCGCTGGTCAGCCGCCCCGACACGGACACGTACGTGTTCCAGGACGACACCCTGGTGCTCCGCGACCACCGCGGGCACCGGCTCGGGATGCTGGTCAAGACGGCGAACCTCGCCCGGCTGGCCGAGGTGCAGCCGGGCGCGCGCCGGGTCGGCACCTGGAACGCCGAGGAGAACGCGCACATGCTGGCGATCAACGTCGCGCTGGGCTTCCGGCCGGCCGGCGGCGCCGGCGAGTGGCAGCTCCGGCTGGGGTGA